One Vibrio taketomensis DNA window includes the following coding sequences:
- the rplA gene encoding 50S ribosomal protein L1, producing the protein MAKLTKRMRVIREKVDVTKEYEINEAVALLKELATAKFVESVDVAVNLGIDARKSDQNVRGATVLPHGTGRDIRVAVFTQGANAEAAKEAGADLVGMEDLAELVKKGEMNFDVVVASPDAMRVVGQLGTILGPRGLMPNPKVGTVTPNVAEAVKNAKAGQVRYRNDKNGIIHTTIGKVSFDAEQLKENLEALLVALKKAKPSSAKGTFLKKVSISTTMGAGVAVDQASLNTQA; encoded by the coding sequence ATGGCAAAACTAACTAAGCGCATGCGCGTAATTCGCGAAAAAGTTGACGTAACTAAAGAATACGAAATCAACGAAGCTGTAGCTCTTCTAAAAGAACTAGCAACTGCTAAATTCGTTGAGTCTGTAGACGTTGCTGTTAACCTAGGTATCGACGCTCGTAAATCTGACCAAAACGTACGTGGTGCAACTGTACTACCACACGGTACTGGTCGTGATATCCGCGTTGCTGTATTCACTCAAGGTGCAAACGCTGAAGCTGCTAAAGAAGCTGGCGCTGACCTAGTGGGTATGGAAGATCTAGCTGAGCTAGTTAAGAAGGGCGAAATGAACTTCGACGTAGTTGTTGCTTCTCCAGATGCAATGCGCGTTGTAGGTCAACTAGGTACTATCCTAGGTCCTCGTGGTCTTATGCCAAACCCTAAAGTTGGTACTGTAACTCCTAACGTTGCTGAAGCTGTTAAGAACGCTAAAGCTGGTCAGGTTCGTTACCGTAACGACAAAAACGGCATCATCCATACAACAATTGGTAAAGTGTCTTTCGACGCAGAACAATTGAAAGAGAACCTAGAAGCACTTCTAGTTGCTCTTAAGAAAGCTAAACCATCTTCAGCGAAAGGTACTTTCCTGAAGAAAGTTAGCATTTCTACTACAATGGGTGCTGGCGTTGCAGTTGATCAGGCTAGCCTGAACACTCAAGCTTAA
- the rplK gene encoding 50S ribosomal protein L11, whose product MAKKVEAYIKLQVAAGMANPSPPVGPALGQHGVNIMEFCKAFNAKTESLEKGLPTPVVITVYNDRSFTFITKTPPAATLLLKAAGLKSGSGRPNTVKVGTVTEAQIQEIAEAKAADMTGADIEAMKRSIAGTARSMGLVVEG is encoded by the coding sequence ATGGCTAAGAAAGTTGAAGCTTACATCAAGCTACAAGTTGCTGCTGGTATGGCGAACCCAAGTCCACCAGTAGGTCCTGCACTAGGTCAACACGGTGTTAACATCATGGAATTCTGTAAAGCGTTCAACGCAAAAACAGAATCTCTAGAGAAAGGTCTACCAACACCAGTTGTAATCACTGTTTACAACGACCGCTCTTTCACATTCATCACTAAGACTCCACCTGCTGCGACTCTACTATTGAAAGCTGCTGGTCTTAAGTCTGGTTCAGGCCGTCCAAACACTGTAAAAGTGGGTACTGTAACTGAAGCTCAAATCCAAGAAATCGCAGAAGCTAAAGCTGCTGACATGACTGGTGCTGACATTGAAGCGATGAAGCGTTCTATTGCGGGTACTGCTCGTTCAATGGGCCTAGTGGTAGAGGGTTAA
- the nusG gene encoding transcription termination/antitermination protein NusG — protein MSEAPKKRWYVVQAFSGFEGRVAQSLREHIKMHAMEELFGEVLVPTEEVVEIRAGQRRKSERKFFPGYVLVQMIMNDESWHLVRSVPRVMGFIGGTSDRPAPISDKEADAILNRLEKASEAPRPRTMYEAGEVVRVTDGPFADFNGTVEEVDYEKSRMKVSVSIFGRATPVELEFGQVEKLD, from the coding sequence ATGAGTGAAGCTCCTAAAAAACGCTGGTATGTAGTTCAAGCCTTTTCTGGATTTGAAGGTCGTGTAGCTCAGTCTCTACGTGAGCATATCAAAATGCATGCTATGGAAGAGCTATTCGGTGAAGTACTTGTTCCTACTGAAGAAGTAGTTGAAATTCGCGCTGGCCAACGTCGTAAGTCAGAGCGTAAGTTCTTCCCAGGTTACGTCCTAGTTCAGATGATCATGAACGATGAATCATGGCACTTAGTGCGCAGTGTTCCGCGTGTCATGGGCTTCATTGGTGGTACCTCTGATCGTCCAGCTCCTATCTCTGATAAGGAAGCTGATGCGATTCTTAACCGTCTTGAGAAAGCGAGTGAAGCACCACGTCCACGTACTATGTACGAAGCGGGTGAAGTTGTTCGTGTTACTGACGGTCCATTCGCAGACTTCAACGGTACTGTTGAAGAAGTGGATTACGAGAAGAGCCGCATGAAAGTGTCTGTATCGATCTTTGGTCGTGCAACACCAGTTGAGCTTGAATTTGGTCAAGTGGAAAAACTTGATTAA
- the secE gene encoding preprotein translocase subunit SecE: protein MKANNAETPESSNGADIFKWIITFVLLTAAVVGNYLYGDMSVVVRAAGVVVLIAAALGVAATTTKGKAAIAFAKESRMEVRKVVWPTRQETLQTTLIVLAVSIVMALALWGIDGIMVRLVALVTGV, encoded by the coding sequence ATGAAAGCTAATAACGCTGAAACTCCTGAAAGCTCAAATGGCGCGGATATCTTTAAGTGGATTATCACTTTTGTTCTGCTAACTGCTGCTGTTGTGGGTAATTACCTGTATGGTGATATGTCTGTAGTGGTTCGCGCTGCAGGAGTTGTTGTACTAATTGCTGCGGCACTTGGTGTTGCTGCTACAACAACTAAGGGTAAAGCTGCGATCGCGTTTGCGAAAGAATCTCGCATGGAAGTTCGTAAAGTGGTTTGGCCAACGCGTCAAGAAACTCTACAAACTACACTGATCGTTCTAGCTGTAAGTATTGTAATGGCTCTAGCACTATGGGGTATCGACGGCATTATGGTTCGTTTGGTAGCTCTAGTAACTGGGGTATAG